The sequence CTCGGTGGTCGGTGTTCCCGAGATCCTGCTGAAAGCTGTCAGTACAGGAGCAGTTTTCATGGGAGCTAACTCCTATATCGGGAACGGTCCAAACTTTATGGTGAAGGCTATCTGCGAGGAGAGAGGGGTGAAGATGCCGAGCTTCTTCGCCTACATGCTCTACTCCGGCCTGATACTCATTCCTGTCTTTTTGATCGTCACAGTCATCTTCTTTCTGTAAGGGTTCTTCCTTATTAGGACCGCTGGAAAGATTAGTTCTCAATCATTCTCAGATAACCCTCGAACCAGACTCTGGCGATGCGGATGATGGAGGGTCCGAGAAGCTCGTAATCCTTCTTGTAAAGCTCTTCGACGATCTCGGAAGCTTCTTGCTGGCTGAGATGTGGATGTCTGTGTTGAAGCGTGAATCCGTCTATTTCTTTGTGTCTGTATCGACGGGGATCATCGAATCCGGGCAACAGCCTGTTTTCCTTCTTCAGTCTATCGTAGAGAGGAGTCCCATAGACGGGACTGTAGATGAGGAACTGTGTGAACGACGGCTCGACGGTCATCAGCGTTTGAAATTCCTTCTCGATGACCTCTCTCGTCTGGTAATCGTAGCCTATGATGGAAGAGGCCAGGACGGCAATCCCGTGGCTTTGAAGCTCGCGGATCAACTCATCTGGATTTTTCCCTTCCATCTTGGCATAGCCTGCCCCATGCGCCTCGTAGCCGAGCCAGACGATCTCAAGATTCATCTCCATGAGCTCTTCCAAGGAGTACTGTGAAAGAGCCTTGATAGAGCTGAAACACATGAGGTGGACGTCCCAATGGCGCTCCTTCCTGATGCATTCGAGGTATTCAAGAGCCCTCTTTCGGTTCAATAAAAACTCCTCATCGATGATGATTACGGCATTGAGACCATGATCTCTTTTATATTTCTTTATCTGAGTGTAGATCTCATAACCACTCTTGAAGTATGGGATATAGCGTCTCTTCCAGTAATGTGATGTCACGCAGAAGTCGCAGCCATTCGGGCAGCCAAGCGCGGCGATAATGATTCCCTGCATGCCTGCCGTTATGGAGAGAATCGACATCTTCTGCAGAAGGGTCGGCATCTTGAAGGGCTTTTCATTTTTGAACTTTATGGTTACGAGCGATAGGTTGACATCGCGGATGAATTCAATTAGAGAAGGTATCAACTTTATATCTTCATAAGTTAGAAGACATGATGGGAAGCTTTCGGATCCGTTTGCCGGTGGCGGCGAAGATGGCATTGCAGACGGCCGGCGCGACCGGGGGAACGCCCGGCTCGCCGATGCCGCCCGGTGCTTCAGAGCTCTTTTGAATGTGGACTTCGATACTCGGGATCTCGTCGATCCGGAGTGGATTGTAATCGTTGAAGTTCTTCTGAACGACCGTTCCTTTCTCTATGGTTATTTCGCCCCGCATCGCTGCGGAGAGACCGAAGATGATCCCCCCTTCCATCTGGGCTTCGATCGTGTCAGGATTCACGAAATGGCCGCAATCCACCGCGCAGACTATGCGATGCACTTTGACCTTCCAGTTCGCTGAAACGGAAACTTCGGCAACCTGGGCGACATAGCTGCCGAACGAGAAGTGGCCTGCAATCCCATGGCCCCAGCGCGCGGGGAGAGGTCTTCCCCAGCCGGCTTTTTGCGCCGCCAGCTCCAGGACTCCACGCAGGCGAGATGTTTCAGGAAGGAGTTTGCGTCTTAAGTCGAAGGGATCAGCGTTGGTGGCATGGGCGATCTCATCTATGAACGATTCATTGACAAACGGGTTCTGCGAATTATAGACAGAGCGCCACCACATCACCGGCACTGGAGTATTGGCCATGACGTAGTCAACAAGGATGTTGGGGATCTGGTACTCGATCTGAGCAGCGCCATCAACCGCATCTGGAGCCCCCTCGAGCGGTTGTTCAGGGAAGAGCTGAGCCATGATGGAGGGAGCAGTGATGTGATGCTTCCAGGCTGTCAACCGGCCTTCCGCATCGATTCCCGCAGCCACATTGTGATAGCTTGCTGGCCTGTAAAAGTCGTGTGTCATGTCGTCTTCGCGCGTCCATACTAACTTCACAGGAGCGCCCACTGCCTTGGAGACTTGAGCGGCCTCGCTCGCATAGTCATACATCAGACGGCGACCAAAACCCCCTCCCAGAAGTGGAACATGCAGCATGATCTTCTCCACCGGTAATCCGGCAACCCTTGAAACCGTTTCCTGCGCCCACTGGGGTGTCTGACTGGGAGCCCAGACTTCAGCGCGATCGCTTCGAATATCAGCCACGCAGTTCATTGGCTCCAGGGGAGTATGGGCGAGGAAGGGCAGTTCATAGACGGCCTCGAGTTTCTTCAAGGCGGAAGTGAAGGCACTTGCAAAATCCCCCTCTTTACGGGCAGCGACACCTTCTTCCTTACTCTTCTCTTCGAACATTTTGCGGATTTCCGAGCTGCTCAAATTTTTATTTGGCCCCTCATCCCAATCGATGACGAGGACGTTTCTTCCCTGGATGGCCGCCCACGTCGAATCAGCCACGACGGCGACTCCGCTCTGGATCTGGACTACATCTCGAACACCCCTGACCGTTTTCGCCTTTGCCGCGTCGAAGCTCCTGACTTTAGCGCCGATGACCTGGCTTCGCGCGACGGTCGCGATGAGCATGCCGGAGACTTTGACGTCAATCCCGTATGTGGCTTTGCCGGATATCTTGTCCACAGAGTCCAGCCTGGGCATTCTTTTTCCGATGATCCTGAAATCTTTCGAGTCTTTGAGCGGGACATTTTCAGGAACTGGGAGTCGGGACGCAGTTTCGACAAGCTCGCCATAGCTCAGCCGCTTTCCGGTCACGGCGTGGATGATGGCTCCATTATCAGCACGGCAAGTCGATCGGTCAACTCCCCAGATCTGAGTGGCAGCGGCGATCAGCATCTCGCGGGCCGTCGCGCCGGCTTTGCGCAGCGGTTCCCATCCTAAGCGTACGCTGGAGCTTCCGCCCGTGATCATGCTCCCGTACTTTTGCGGATGCGCCATGGCCTGTTCAACACGGATCTTCGACCAGTCGGCTTCCAGCTCTTCAGCTATAAGCATCGGTATGGAAGTGAGGACACCCTGACCCATCTCCGAGCGCGCCACGGTGATCGTGACCCTCCCATCTTTATCGATCCTCAAGAAAGCATTGGGCTCGAAAGATTCTGAAGGTGCTTCACTGGAATTAATGGAAGCGATGGCGGGAATATGGAACGCAAGCAGCAATCCACTGCCGCTCATGGAGACGACTCTTATAAAATCTCTTCGAGAGATGCCTGAACACCGGACGGTCGATGTCTGAACCTCTGATGTTTGAGCGCCTTGAATCCAACTGTTCAAGGACGGAAGTTTTGCCGATACTTGAGATAGAGGGATCTGGATAGCGTGTCTTTTCTTCATCTGGCATCCCCTCCTTTCGCGGCGCGGTGAATGGCACGGCGGATCCTCGAATAGGTCCCGCAGCGGCAG comes from Acidobacteriota bacterium and encodes:
- a CDS encoding sodium:proton antiporter; amino-acid sequence: SVVGVPEILLKAVSTGAVFMGANSYIGNGPNFMVKAICEERGVKMPSFFAYMLYSGLILIPVFLIVTVIFFL
- a CDS encoding xanthine dehydrogenase family protein molybdopterin-binding subunit is translated as MKKRHAIQIPLSQVSAKLPSLNSWIQGAQTSEVQTSTVRCSGISRRDFIRVVSMSGSGLLLAFHIPAIASINSSEAPSESFEPNAFLRIDKDGRVTITVARSEMGQGVLTSIPMLIAEELEADWSKIRVEQAMAHPQKYGSMITGGSSSVRLGWEPLRKAGATAREMLIAAATQIWGVDRSTCRADNGAIIHAVTGKRLSYGELVETASRLPVPENVPLKDSKDFRIIGKRMPRLDSVDKISGKATYGIDVKVSGMLIATVARSQVIGAKVRSFDAAKAKTVRGVRDVVQIQSGVAVVADSTWAAIQGRNVLVIDWDEGPNKNLSSSEIRKMFEEKSKEEGVAARKEGDFASAFTSALKKLEAVYELPFLAHTPLEPMNCVADIRSDRAEVWAPSQTPQWAQETVSRVAGLPVEKIMLHVPLLGGGFGRRLMYDYASEAAQVSKAVGAPVKLVWTREDDMTHDFYRPASYHNVAAGIDAEGRLTAWKHHITAPSIMAQLFPEQPLEGAPDAVDGAAQIEYQIPNILVDYVMANTPVPVMWWRSVYNSQNPFVNESFIDEIAHATNADPFDLRRKLLPETSRLRGVLELAAQKAGWGRPLPARWGHGIAGHFSFGSYVAQVAEVSVSANWKVKVHRIVCAVDCGHFVNPDTIEAQMEGGIIFGLSAAMRGEITIEKGTVVQKNFNDYNPLRIDEIPSIEVHIQKSSEAPGGIGEPGVPPVAPAVCNAIFAATGKRIRKLPIMSSNL
- a CDS encoding radical SAM protein: MIPSLIEFIRDVNLSLVTIKFKNEKPFKMPTLLQKMSILSITAGMQGIIIAALGCPNGCDFCVTSHYWKRRYIPYFKSGYEIYTQIKKYKRDHGLNAVIIIDEEFLLNRKRALEYLECIRKERHWDVHLMCFSSIKALSQYSLEELMEMNLEIVWLGYEAHGAGYAKMEGKNPDELIRELQSHGIAVLASSIIGYDYQTREVIEKEFQTLMTVEPSFTQFLIYSPVYGTPLYDRLKKENRLLPGFDDPRRYRHKEIDGFTLQHRHPHLSQQEASEIVEELYKKDYELLGPSIIRIARVWFEGYLRMIEN